The genomic window CCTGTCGGGCCCCTCGGCCCACTTTCGAATTCCGGGTGGCGAGGGGGCGTGGATCACGGTGGACCTGGAGGTCGGCCGGGGCCACGAGCGGCGTCCGGGGCCCGGTGCGGAGGCGTCGGGGACGGAGTCGGAGGCGCCCCTCGACCTGGCGGCGGACATCGTCTTCCGCTGCCTGCATCGCCTGGGGCAGGCGCTGGCCGCGAGGGCCGAGGAGCTGCGTTCCGAGCCCGGGGAGGATCCCCTGGCCGCCGCGGCGCCGGCGGGCCCCGGGGCGGCGGTGCCGGGGCGGCTCATGGTGGACCTGGCGATCGGCCGGCTGAAGGCCAGGCTGCACGGCCCGAGGGCCGGGGGCCCTTCGCCGGCATCGCCTCGGTTCCCGGTGGTGGACGCGGTGGCCCCCTCGGGCCTCGCCCGCCGCTGAGGCCCCGCCGCGACCGCGATCGCCGCCGCCCGCCCCGCCGCCCGCACGAGACACGACGACTTGCACGGAGGAAGGCCCATGGACGGAATCATGCCCTTTCGAGGAAGCTCCCCCGCCCCCGGGGCCCCGGCCGGGCCCGCCGCGGGGGCCGAGCTCGCCCCGGGGCGGCAGGCGCCGCTCGCCGCCGGCTTCGCGCACGCGACGGCCCACGCCCCCGTCCCCGCGTTCAACCCGGCCGCGTCCAAGGGCCCGGCGGACTACCTGCGGGCGGTCCGGCGGCGGTTCTGGATGGTCCTGGTCGTCGCCGTCCCGATGGCGGCCCTCAGCTCCGCCTGGGCCCTCCGCCAGCCGAAGATCTACCGGGCGGTCGCCGAGATCACGATCGACTCCCCCGAGATCAACCCGATGCTCTCCGCGCTGGTGTCCAAGGACATCGGCCAGCCCGAGGGCCACAGCGCGGAGCGGTACGCGCCCAACAAGGTCGTCCAGCTCCAGGGCATGGCGCTGGCGGAGAAGGCGGTCACGAACGTCCTCAGCGCCAAGGAGCTGTCCTCCTTCGACGACGCGGCGCAGGAGCTGATCGTCGGCAACCTCCAGATCAAGCCGATCGGCGCCAAGACGAACCGGTACGCCGTCACCCTGGAGGGCCGCGACCCGTCGCGGACGAGCAAGCTCCTCTACGCCCTGCTGGAGGCCTTCAAGAACGAGGCCTCCAGCGAGAGCCGGGACCGGGTCGCCGCGGCCGCGGACTTCGCCAACGACCGGCTCAAGCGGCTGAGGGAGGACCTCCGCGCCGTGGAGGCCGAGCTCATCGACAAGCTCCGCGAGGCGCGGATCGTCGGCCCGAGCGGCCGGAACATCTTCGAGGAGCAGTACGTCAACCTGAGCGCCCGGCTCGAGAACGAGATGGGCCGGCTGGGCGAGCTCCAGCAGCAGCTCATGATCGCCCGCACCATGCCCAAGCCCGAGTCCATCTCCCCCGACCAGCAGGCGAGGAACCAGGAGATCGCCCAGCTCACGAGGGAGAAGAAGCAGCTCGTCCGGCTCCTCGAGAAGGCCAGGGGCGTCCAGACCCGCAAGCACTTCAACAGCGACCCGTACACGAAGGACGTCGCGAACCGCCTCGAGGAGATCATGGAGGAGATCCGGGAGCTCAAGGTGCCGGAGAAGGTCGAGCTCGCCCGGAACCCCACCCAGATGATCCTGGACCACTTCCAGGGCCGCGTCGAGGAGGACCGGGCCAATCAGCAGGAGGCCCTGGCGCGGATGCAGGACTCGCTGCCGGAGTACCAGAAGTTCCTGGCGATGCAGAAGCGGCGCGACGAGCTGGCGGCGAAGGTGGACGAGATGGACCGGAACATCGTCTCGTTCGACATCCTCACCCGGTCGCAGAACGACCCGGTGCGGATCCCGCCCGGCGTGGCCGAGCCGACGGTGCCGGTGAAGCCCAGCCGGGGCCTGCTGATCGGCATGGGCCTGTTCGTCAGCCTGGCCCTGGGCATGGGCCTGGTCGTGCTGCTGGAGCACGTGGACCACTCCGTGAAGGTGCCCGAGCACGTCACCCAGGGGCTGGACCTCTGCCTGCTCGGCGTCGTGCCGCGGATCCGCCGCAGCGCCCTGACGCACCGCGGCGGCCACCTGTGGGCCTCCGGGACGCCCAACTCGCTGGAGGCCGACGCCTTCCGCAACATCCGCGCCGGCCTCCTGGGCGCGGCCGACCGCCGCGGGCGGATCGTCACCCTGCTGATGACCAGCCCCAAGGCGGGCGACGGCAAGTCCACCGCGGCGCTCAACCTGGCGGCCACCTGCGCCCGCGCCGGCGAGCGGACGCTGCTCCTGGACGTGGACCTCCGCCGGCCGACGCTCGAGGACGTCTTCCCGCCGGAGCCGGACAAGGAGGGGACGCACTTCGGCCTGGTGGACGTGCTCCAGGGGACGCTCCCCTGGCAGAAGACCCTCCGCCACACCGAGCTGCCCAACCTCGACTTCATCCCCACCGGCGACCCGACCGGGATCCCCATCGAGATCCTCGGCACGCTCGAGCTGCGGCAGCTCCTGGCGGCCCTCTCGCGGCACTACGACCGCGTGATCCTGGACGGCCCGGCGGTGCTCGGCATGGCCGACTGCCGGATGCTCGGCCGGATGGTGGACGCCTCCATCCTGGTCGTCCGCGCCGGGGCGCACCCGCTGGTGACCCTCCAGCGCACCAAGACGATGCTCGAGCTCTCCCACGTCCCCATCGCCGGGGTCGTGGTCAACGGCCTGAGCGAGGGCGTCGAGCACTGGTCCAGCTACGGCTACGAGGACGCCGGCTTCGTCCCCTCCCGCGGCCGGACGCCGGCCCTGGCGGCCTCCGCGACGCCCTGAGGCCGATCGCGCATTGCCCGGAAGAATGATTCACATCGAGAGATCAAGGCCCATGATTCCCACCCGGAGAGCCCGCCCGTGAACTCGCACGCGAAGATCCTGGCCCTGGGCGACCGCGCGGCCTGCGGGCTGATCGCCGCGGTGGTGCTGGGGAGCATCGTGGCCTTCGGCGGGGCGGTCTGGTGGTTCCGGACGTTCCTGGCGGGGGCCGCGCTGCTGCTGGTCCTGGTCTCGCTGGCGAGGCTCGCCGCGAGGGGCCGGATCCCGCTCCTGAAGAGCCCGCTGACGGCGCTGGGGCTGATGGCGATCGGCCTGGGGATGTTCCAGCTCGTGCCGCTGCCCGGCCCCCTGGCGCGGCGGGTCTCCCCGGCGGCGCACGAGGCCTACGGCCGGGGCGTGCTGCCGGAATTGGTCCGGGCCGACGACCCCGAAGCCGCCCTGCCCGACGCCATGGGCATCCGGACGCCCGCGAGCCTGGACCGGCCGGCGACGCTCCGCTGGCTGGTCGGGGCGATGGCCTGCCTGGGCGTCTTCTGGGCGGTCTCCCACTTCGCCGACCGGCTGGGGCGGCTGTACCTGGTCTGGGGCCTGGTGGTCGGCGGCTTCCTGCTCAACGCGACGCTCGCCGTCGTCCAGATCTCCGGCCGCGGCGAGGGCCTGTACGGCCTGTACGCCCCGGGGGGCGGGCCGGCCTGGGCGCCGACGCTGGACGACCTGTTCGACTCGCCCACCACGACGGAGCTGAGCGACCTGGTGCGCGCCAAGGCCGGGCCCGGCGGGGCCGCGGCCGCCGGCATCGGCGAGGGCGGCGTGACGGCGGGCGAGCCGGCCGCGACGGAGCCCGCCGGCTCCGCGGCCGGGGCGATCCTGGCGCCGGCGACGCCGCCCCTGTTCGGGACGATGATGGCCAGCCCGGGCGCCTTCCTGGCGCTGGGGTCGCTGGCGATGCCGCTGGCCCTGGCGATGGTCGTCCACATGCTCACGCCCCTGGGCGGCCGAGACAGTCTGGCGGACCGGCTGGGGAGCTCGGGCCGGGGGAGCCTGGTCCTGCTGCTGGTCCTGATGACGATCCCGGCCGCGTTCCTGATGGGGCTGATCGCCGGCCCCTGGTACAGCCTGCCGACGGCCGTCGGCCTCGTCGCCGTCGGGCTGCCGGCCGTCGCGAGGCCCGGCTGCCGGGCGGCCGCCGCGGCGCTGCTGGTGCTCCTGCTGGCGGGCCTCGGCCTGGGCGGCACGCTGCAGGTGCGGTGGGAGCCGCTCCTGGGGGGCCCGCCGCCGGTGCCGGCCCCGGATCCGAAGCTGGCCAGGGCCCTCTGGGCGGACGGCCTGGAGGTCGCCCGCGCCTTCCCCCTGGTGGGCGCGGGGCTCGGCACGTTCGCCACCGTGCAGCCCTCCTTCAAGGCGGGCGGCGCGTCGTCCACGACGGCCATGAGCAGCCTGGTCCAGTGGTCGGCCGAGGCCGGGGCCGCCGGGCTGGCCCTGCTGGCCCTCGCCGCGGCCTGGAGCGCCCTGCGGATCCCCGGCGGGCTGAGGCGGCTGGGCCGGGGGGACCGCTCGCTCGCCCACGGCTTGATCGGCGCGGCCCTGAGCTTTACTCTATTAGCCGCCGTCCACTGGACGGTCGAGCTCTCCGCCGTCGCCATCTCCGCCAGCGCCCTGGGTGGGACCTGGAATCGCTGGCTGGCCGGCGGGACCGACCTGTTCGTGGAACGAGGATGAGGCGCCCGGGCCGGGCCGGAGGCTCTGCCTTCGTCGCGGCCCCGGGTATGGCTCAAGGAGGAGTCGATCCCACGATGTCCGCATCCGCTTGCCTCCACATTCAGGATCGAGAATCGGGCCCGATTCGCGTCATGGACCTCCCCTGGCTGGCCGTCCGGATCGGCCGGTCCGCCGCGTGCGAGGTCCGCCTCGACGACCCCGAGGTCCCCGGCGAGGCCTGCCGACTCCAGCGCCGGGGCCGGTCCTGGCGGATCATCCCCCTGGGCGCCAGGGGCTCGGTCTTCGTCGAGGGGACGCCCGTCGCCGAGGCCCGCCCCCTGCCCTTCGACGTCCCCTTCCGCGTCGGGGCGACGTGCTTCACCCTCCGCGAGGACCGCTCCGTGGAGCCGGACTGGGGGATGTACCACGCCCCGTCCCCGAGGGCGCCGGCGGCGGCCTCCGTCGCGCCCGAGGCGCCCCCGCCGCCGGAGCCCACGCCGCCGTCCCCGCCCTTCGCCGCGTCGGGAGTGCATGCCTACACCCCGGCCCATGCTCATTCTCCCCCGAAGGCCCCGGCCGGGCCCCCGCCGGCGACTCCGCCCGGGACGAACCCCTGGGAGGCCCGATGGAAGGCCGCCGGGGCTCGCCTGCTGGCCGACGCGGACCGCCCCCGCGTGCCCCCGCGGCCGAATCCGCAGACGCAGCCGCATCCCCGCGAGGCCCCCGACCCTCGCCCGGCGGCGAGGGCCGGCGAGCGGGCCCGGCCCCCGGCGGCCCCCCCGGCCCGGCCGGCGAGGCCCGCCGAGGCCCCGGCCCGCGCCGACCTCCGGCCCGGCTTCGCCGCGAATCCCCCCGCGACGCCCGGCGCCCGCCGCTACCCGGAGGCCCCGCGCGTCGAACACCGCGCCGAGCCCCCCGCGCGGCCGGTGCCGCAGGCCCCCGCCCCGGCCCGACCGGCCGCGGAGGCGGCGCCATCGCCGCAGCCTATCCCCGGATCAGGGCCGGAGCAGCTGTTCGAACCGGCGGCCCCGCTCGTCGTCGCGGAATTCGACGAGGTCGCCGACGCCATCGCCGCATTCGCCTCGGCCTCGACCGGTGCGGTGGCGGTCGCCCCCTCTCCCCAACCCTCCCCCGCGGTGGGGGGAGGGGGTGAAGCCGCGTGCGAGTCCCTATCTTCTGTAGGGTGCGTCGAGCGCAGCGCGGACGCACCGAGTGCGGGCCTCGTCGCGGAGGAGGACCCCGTCGCACCGGGTGCGGGCCTCGTCGCGGACGAGGATTCTGCAACACCGACCGCAAGCCCCGTCGCGGAGGAGGTTGAGGCGGCCGAAGGCGATGGGGGCGGAACGATCGAGGAGGCCGGCGTGCAGTGCGTCCGCGCTGCGCTTGACGCACCCTACAAAAGAGGCGATCTCGCCGCTTCCGCGGATGCGGATGCTCCATCTCCCTCCCCCCTGGTGGGGGAGGGTCGGGGAGAGGCGGCCGCGCCGGCTACGGCCCTCGAGGTCGCGTCAGCTCCCGCCCCCGCCCCGTTCGAGGATCCGTGGGCCCCGGTCTGGATCATGGGCCAGCCGGCGGAGTTCACTACGGAGACGTCCTGGCCCGAGGTCGCCGGCGGGGCGTTCGGCGAGGATCAGCTCGATCCCGTGATGATCTCCCCGGCCATCGCACCCCCGCGGCAGGACGCCCGTCCGCAGGTCCGCTCCGCGACACTCCAGGGCGCGGCACAACTCGGGCGCGATGAACGTCACCAGGAGCCTCCCCGAGCGTCCGCCTACCGCGACCTCGACCGCGACGGCGAAGCGGAACAGCCCCGCCCCGCCGCCGCGGGCGGCCCGACGACGGCGGGCCGGCCGCGGGAGCACGAGCGGGCCCCGGGGCCGGGGCCGGAGGCGGACCCGGAGCTGCTGGACCTCCCCTCGGCGAAGGACATCATGGCCTCGATCGGCGGGCGGGCCGCGTCCGCCCGCGGGCCGGGCGACCCGCCGGTGCGGCTGGCGCGGCCGCCCCAGCGGGAGCACGTCGCGCCCACGGTCCCGCTCGAGCCCGCCGCGTGGTCGCTGCCCGCCTGGCTGGCGGGGCCTCCGCTGGCGATCCTCGCGCTCGCGGTCGGCGTGCCGGGCGCCTGGCTCGCCTCGCGGTGGGCGGCCGACTCCAACAACGCCTCGGTGATCGGCCAGCGCCTGCTGGCGGCGAGGACCGGCCGGGCCAAGGAACGCCCGCTGCCGGAGTCGGTGACGCCCCCGCCGGCCTCGTGGTGGCGGACCACGCCGCTGCACCTGGCGGAGTGGGGCATCTACCGGAGCCGCCCGGCGGCCGACGAGGACGAGCGCGAGGAGGCCGACGAGCTGCTCGAGGGCGCCGTCCGGCTCGCGCCGTTGCATCCGCTCGCCCGGCTGGCGAGGGCCGAGGCCCGGCCGGCGGCGACGGCGGAGCCCGGGGGCGGGGCCGTCCCCGGCATGGCGGCCCACCTCGGGCTCAGCCGCGACCCCGCCAGCCTCTCCTGGAGCGCCCGCAGCCTCCGCCGCGCGGGCAAGAACGCGGCCGCGATCCGCCTCTACCGCCGGGCGTTCCAGCTCGCCGTCGCCCAGGGCGCGGCCGGCCGCGCCATGCCGGCCTTCAACGCCGACCCCGGCGTGCATCGCTACTACCTGCCCGGCGAGGCAGCCGCCACCGCCATCGTCCGCGAGCTGCTCGCCGACGCCGACTGGCCCTGCCGCGAGTGGATCGAGGCGCTCCCGCCCGACGGCGTCGCGGCCCTCGCCGCCGCCCGCCTCCTGCACGAGCAGGGCCGGCCCGAGGCCCGCGAGGTCCTCGAGCGGATCCTCGCGCGGCGGGACGACGCGACGCCCGGGCGGCCGGAGGGCCCCGGGGCCGCGGCCGCGGGCGACGCCGGCCGGGACCGGGAGCACGAGGGCGAGGGGGACGCGGAGGACCGGGCCCCCGCGGCCGTCCGCCTGGCGGTGGCCGCCGAGGCCCACGCCCTGCTGGAGCGCTGGGGCGACGCCGAGGCCGGATACCGCCGCGCGATCGAGCTGGAGGGGGACGTCACCACGCGGCGGGCCTGGTGGTTCAACCTGGCCAGCGTCGCGTCCCGCGGCGGCGACGAGGACCAGCGGAAGGCCGCCAGGACCGCGCTGGAGGCGGTCCTGGAGGTCTCCTCCACCGACGAAATCGGCCGCCGGGCCGTGGAGATGCAGCGGGCCGCCGAGCCGGTCATCCGGTCCCGGATCGGCACCGCCCGGGCCAACTGATCCGACCGAGGCCGAGACACCGACATGGATCGTCAAGAGGGGCAGACACACGCTATGGTCAGCTCGGCGGGGCATGGGCCGCCGGCCGGGACCGAGGGAGCCGCAGCCATGACTCCGAAGCCAGACGTCGCCGGCACATCACCGCCCCCCGAGGAGCCCGCCGGCCGGCCCGGGATCCCGCTCTGGGACCTCGTCCGCGGGGCCTTCGAAGACCCGTCGCGGCGCGTGACGGTCCTCGGCGGGGCCGCCTGCCTGGGCCTGCTGCTGCTCCTCTTCCGGGACACGCTCTGGGACTTCTACTACTCCTGGACGACCGACGAGAACTACAGCCACGGCTTCCTCGTCCCGCTGCTGAGCCTCTACTTCGCCAACCAGGTCGCCGCGAAGGGCCCGGCGCCGGTCCGCGGCGGCGCGATCCTCGGCGGCCTGCTGCTGGCGGCGGCCATCCTCGTCCGGCTGGTCGCCATCCCGCTGCCGCTCGCCTTCCTGGGCGAGCTCGCCCTGATCGCCGGCCTGGCGGGCCTCTTCGCCGTGCTCGCCGGCTCGGCGGCCCTGCGGCGATACTGGTTCCCGTTCTTCTTCCTGCTCTTCATGGTGCCCCTGCCGATCGCCCTCTACACGCGGGTCGCCTCCCCCCTGCAGCTCATGGCCAGCCAGATGGCCTCCGCCGTCATGAACCTGACGGGCCTGCCGGTGCTCTGCGAGGGGAACCACATGACCCTCCCCGGCGGCGTCCAGATGTTCGTCGCCGAGGCGTGCAGCGGCATGCGGCAGATGACCGGCTTCCTCGCCCTGGCGACGGCCGTCGCCTACCTCACCACCAAGCCCGGCTGGTATCGGGCCGTCGTCGTGCTGGCCGCCCTGCCCATCGCCCTGACCGCCAACGTGGCCCGGATCGTCCTGACCGGGTACGTCATGCACTACGTCAACCCGCAGTACGCCTCCGGCGCCTACCACACCCTGGAGGGCATCCTCATGATGGGCTTCGGCCTGCTCCTGCTGAACTCGCTCTGCGTCCTGATGGACCAGCTCACGCCCCGCGCCGAGGGCGTCGGCTTCCCCGGCCGCGCGATGCTCAACATGAACCTGGTCCCCCTGCCCGCACCCAAGGAGGCGTCATGACGCGCGCCCACCGCTGCCTGATCGCCGGGGCCCTGCTGATGAGCGGCCTGGCCGCCCGGGCCGGCCTCGAGGGGGTCAACCGGACCGAGCGCCCCCCGCTCCGGCGGCCGCTGTCGTCCCTGCCGATGGAGCTGGGCGACTGGGTCGGCCGCGACGAGGCGGTCGAGCCCAGCATCGTCGAGCGGGCCCAGACGACGGAGTACCTCAACCGCGTCTACGAGAGCCGGACCCGGCCCGGCCTGCGGCTGACGCTCTGGGTGAACTACTCGGAGAAGGGCACGAACCTCCGCCACACGCCGGAGATCTGCCTGCCCTCGGGGGGGTGGGAGAAGGTCGAGTCCCAGACCCGGGTCTTCGAGGTCCCCTCGCCCAACGGCGATGCCCTGAAGCTCACCCGCCTGGGCTACAGCAAGGGTGAACTGGTGAAGCAGGTGGGCTTTTGGTATTACATCTTCGGCGAGGGCAAGCTGGAGAACTACGTCCGGCAGCTCCCCATCACCAGCCGGAGCAGCCACGCGCAGACGACCAAGGGCTCCTCGATGACGGTGGAGACCTTCCACCCCGGCGAGCAGGACCCCGACGGCGCGGCGCTGAAGGACTTCGCCCGCTCGCTCCTGGTCGCGCTGGAGCCCATCCTCCCCGAGGCCCGCGCCGAGTACTACGTGCCCTGAGGGGCGAATGACGAGGACGAGGAAGGAGATCGACGACATGAAGCGAGCCCTGATCACCGGGATCACGGGCCAGGACGGCTCCTATCTCGCCGAGCTCCTCCTGGGCAGGCCGGAGTACGAGGTGCACGGCCTGGTTCGCCGGTCGAGCTCGCTGAACCGCCAGCGGATCGACCACCTGTTCCGCCACGACCCGGGCCTCCGCGACCGCCTGCACCTGCACTACGCGGACCTCGGCGACGCCTCCAGCCTCTCCATGCTGATGGACCGGGTCCGGCCCGACGAGGTGTACAACCTCGGCGCGCAGAGCCACGTCCGGGTCTCGTTCGACCAGCCCCTCTACACCGCCGACGTCGTCGGCCTGGGGACCTTGCGGCTGCTCGAGGCGGCCCGCCAGCTCAACGAGTCCAAGCCCGTGCGGTTCTACCAGGCGTCCAGCTCCGAGATGTACGGCGCCGCGCCGCCGCCGCAGGGCCCGGCCACGCCGTTCCACCCCCGCAGCCCGTATGCCTGCGCCAAGCTGTACGCCCACTGGCAGACGATCAACTACCGCGAGGCCTACGGCCTGTTCGCCTGCTCCGGCATCCTCTTCAACCACGAGAGCCCCCGCCGCGGCGAGTCGTTCGTCACCCGCAAGGTGACCCTGGGCGCGGCCCGGATCAAGGAGGGCCTCCAGAAGCGGCTGGTGATGGGCAACCTGGACGCCCGGCGAGACTGGGGCTTCGCCGGCGACTACGTCCGCGCCATGTGGCTGATGCTCCAGCAGGAGAAGCCCGGCGACTACGTCGTCGCCACCGGGGAGAGCCACTCGATCCACGAGCTGCTGGAGCTGGCCTTCTCGCTGGTGGACCTGGACTACCGCGACTTCGTGGACTTCGACCCGCGGTACACCCGGCCCTCCGAGGTGGACGCCCTCCAGGGCGACGCGACCCTCGCCCGCGAGGTCCTCGGCTGGAAGCCCGAGGTTGACTTCCGCGGCCTGATCACGATGATGGTGGAGCACGACCTGGAGCTCGCCCGCAGGGAGAAGCACGCCCAGACCTACCCGGGCCCCTGACGGGAGGGACGGCCCGGAGGAGGAGAGCTCCAGGGCCCGCGCCGGATCGACCGACACACACATTGAACGACCGCTCGGATCACGGATGATCGAGGCCGCGATGGAATCGCAACACAGAGACCGCACCGTCCTGGTCGGATGCCCCGACGCCCGCCCGCCCGCCTACCAGGCGGTGCTCGGATTGGACCGCGCCGGGCTGCTCGACCGCTTCGTCACCTCCGCCTATTACGACCCCGGCCGGGCGCTGCCGGGGCTGGCCCGCCGCGTCGCCCCGCGGGCCTTCGGGCGCCTGGAACGCGTCCTGCTGCGGAGGCACGACCCGGAGATCCCCGGCGGGCGGGTCGTCGGCGTGCCGAGCGTGGACCTGGCGATCCGCCTGGAGTCCCGCGCGGGCGGCC from Aquisphaera giovannonii includes these protein-coding regions:
- a CDS encoding GumC family protein: MPFRGSSPAPGAPAGPAAGAELAPGRQAPLAAGFAHATAHAPVPAFNPAASKGPADYLRAVRRRFWMVLVVAVPMAALSSAWALRQPKIYRAVAEITIDSPEINPMLSALVSKDIGQPEGHSAERYAPNKVVQLQGMALAEKAVTNVLSAKELSSFDDAAQELIVGNLQIKPIGAKTNRYAVTLEGRDPSRTSKLLYALLEAFKNEASSESRDRVAAAADFANDRLKRLREDLRAVEAELIDKLREARIVGPSGRNIFEEQYVNLSARLENEMGRLGELQQQLMIARTMPKPESISPDQQARNQEIAQLTREKKQLVRLLEKARGVQTRKHFNSDPYTKDVANRLEEIMEEIRELKVPEKVELARNPTQMILDHFQGRVEEDRANQQEALARMQDSLPEYQKFLAMQKRRDELAAKVDEMDRNIVSFDILTRSQNDPVRIPPGVAEPTVPVKPSRGLLIGMGLFVSLALGMGLVVLLEHVDHSVKVPEHVTQGLDLCLLGVVPRIRRSALTHRGGHLWASGTPNSLEADAFRNIRAGLLGAADRRGRIVTLLMTSPKAGDGKSTAALNLAATCARAGERTLLLDVDLRRPTLEDVFPPEPDKEGTHFGLVDVLQGTLPWQKTLRHTELPNLDFIPTGDPTGIPIEILGTLELRQLLAALSRHYDRVILDGPAVLGMADCRMLGRMVDASILVVRAGAHPLVTLQRTKTMLELSHVPIAGVVVNGLSEGVEHWSSYGYEDAGFVPSRGRTPALAASATP
- a CDS encoding O-antigen ligase domain-containing protein, yielding MNSHAKILALGDRAACGLIAAVVLGSIVAFGGAVWWFRTFLAGAALLLVLVSLARLAARGRIPLLKSPLTALGLMAIGLGMFQLVPLPGPLARRVSPAAHEAYGRGVLPELVRADDPEAALPDAMGIRTPASLDRPATLRWLVGAMACLGVFWAVSHFADRLGRLYLVWGLVVGGFLLNATLAVVQISGRGEGLYGLYAPGGGPAWAPTLDDLFDSPTTTELSDLVRAKAGPGGAAAAGIGEGGVTAGEPAATEPAGSAAGAILAPATPPLFGTMMASPGAFLALGSLAMPLALAMVVHMLTPLGGRDSLADRLGSSGRGSLVLLLVLMTIPAAFLMGLIAGPWYSLPTAVGLVAVGLPAVARPGCRAAAAALLVLLLAGLGLGGTLQVRWEPLLGGPPPVPAPDPKLARALWADGLEVARAFPLVGAGLGTFATVQPSFKAGGASSTTAMSSLVQWSAEAGAAGLALLALAAAWSALRIPGGLRRLGRGDRSLAHGLIGAALSFTLLAAVHWTVELSAVAISASALGGTWNRWLAGGTDLFVERG
- a CDS encoding FHA domain-containing protein is translated as MDLPWLAVRIGRSAACEVRLDDPEVPGEACRLQRRGRSWRIIPLGARGSVFVEGTPVAEARPLPFDVPFRVGATCFTLREDRSVEPDWGMYHAPSPRAPAAASVAPEAPPPPEPTPPSPPFAASGVHAYTPAHAHSPPKAPAGPPPATPPGTNPWEARWKAAGARLLADADRPRVPPRPNPQTQPHPREAPDPRPAARAGERARPPAAPPARPARPAEAPARADLRPGFAANPPATPGARRYPEAPRVEHRAEPPARPVPQAPAPARPAAEAAPSPQPIPGSGPEQLFEPAAPLVVAEFDEVADAIAAFASASTGAVAVAPSPQPSPAVGGGGEAACESLSSVGCVERSADAPSAGLVAEEDPVAPGAGLVADEDSATPTASPVAEEVEAAEGDGGGTIEEAGVQCVRAALDAPYKRGDLAASADADAPSPSPLVGEGRGEAAAPATALEVASAPAPAPFEDPWAPVWIMGQPAEFTTETSWPEVAGGAFGEDQLDPVMISPAIAPPRQDARPQVRSATLQGAAQLGRDERHQEPPRASAYRDLDRDGEAEQPRPAAAGGPTTAGRPREHERAPGPGPEADPELLDLPSAKDIMASIGGRAASARGPGDPPVRLARPPQREHVAPTVPLEPAAWSLPAWLAGPPLAILALAVGVPGAWLASRWAADSNNASVIGQRLLAARTGRAKERPLPESVTPPPASWWRTTPLHLAEWGIYRSRPAADEDEREEADELLEGAVRLAPLHPLARLARAEARPAATAEPGGGAVPGMAAHLGLSRDPASLSWSARSLRRAGKNAAAIRLYRRAFQLAVAQGAAGRAMPAFNADPGVHRYYLPGEAAATAIVRELLADADWPCREWIEALPPDGVAALAAARLLHEQGRPEAREVLERILARRDDATPGRPEGPGAAAAGDAGRDREHEGEGDAEDRAPAAVRLAVAAEAHALLERWGDAEAGYRRAIELEGDVTTRRAWWFNLASVASRGGDEDQRKAARTALEAVLEVSSTDEIGRRAVEMQRAAEPVIRSRIGTARAN
- a CDS encoding exosortase/archaeosortase family protein, with the protein product MTPKPDVAGTSPPPEEPAGRPGIPLWDLVRGAFEDPSRRVTVLGGAACLGLLLLLFRDTLWDFYYSWTTDENYSHGFLVPLLSLYFANQVAAKGPAPVRGGAILGGLLLAAAILVRLVAIPLPLAFLGELALIAGLAGLFAVLAGSAALRRYWFPFFFLLFMVPLPIALYTRVASPLQLMASQMASAVMNLTGLPVLCEGNHMTLPGGVQMFVAEACSGMRQMTGFLALATAVAYLTTKPGWYRAVVVLAALPIALTANVARIVLTGYVMHYVNPQYASGAYHTLEGILMMGFGLLLLNSLCVLMDQLTPRAEGVGFPGRAMLNMNLVPLPAPKEAS
- a CDS encoding EpsI family protein, with protein sequence MTRAHRCLIAGALLMSGLAARAGLEGVNRTERPPLRRPLSSLPMELGDWVGRDEAVEPSIVERAQTTEYLNRVYESRTRPGLRLTLWVNYSEKGTNLRHTPEICLPSGGWEKVESQTRVFEVPSPNGDALKLTRLGYSKGELVKQVGFWYYIFGEGKLENYVRQLPITSRSSHAQTTKGSSMTVETFHPGEQDPDGAALKDFARSLLVALEPILPEARAEYYVP
- the gmd gene encoding GDP-mannose 4,6-dehydratase, coding for MKRALITGITGQDGSYLAELLLGRPEYEVHGLVRRSSSLNRQRIDHLFRHDPGLRDRLHLHYADLGDASSLSMLMDRVRPDEVYNLGAQSHVRVSFDQPLYTADVVGLGTLRLLEAARQLNESKPVRFYQASSSEMYGAAPPPQGPATPFHPRSPYACAKLYAHWQTINYREAYGLFACSGILFNHESPRRGESFVTRKVTLGAARIKEGLQKRLVMGNLDARRDWGFAGDYVRAMWLMLQQEKPGDYVVATGESHSIHELLELAFSLVDLDYRDFVDFDPRYTRPSEVDALQGDATLAREVLGWKPEVDFRGLITMMVEHDLELARREKHAQTYPGP